GCGGTTGGGAGGGGGGAAATGGAGAATGCTCTCGTCATTTTTGGGTACCCGACTCTTTGTTCTACACACTATCAAAAGAGTTGGAGCCACACAGTCGCACCTAATTATCGCTAGTTACACAGATAataagaaagaaagaaaagaaataaaaagcaaatgaaaaaaaaataggaagaaaaaaagaaaagaaagaaaaaagaaactgAAAGCCAGCCACATGTCCTGGGCAATGGACCAGTCTACCTATAAGGAGTGGTAATGCTCTTCTCTAGCGCACTATGTGTTGTGTGATAACCCCTGTGTTTCATCTTCATTCGTGGCTTTGCCctttcttttgcttttggTTTCCCAACGTGAGAACCAGTCGGATTGCAGAGGCCTACGTCGAGAAAGGTCTGGACGCGAGATTTCCTGTACTACGTGCTCCACAGAGAGAGAGGTACTTGGATGCTAGTGCTCGGGCCTTCTAAGGTCCAAGCCCTGGGGAATTCTTCCACATTATATACATCATAGCAGGGAATAGATGACTGTGGAAAAGTCAAACATACACAGTTGCACGTCAcgagaaccttggaaaccgTGGGCCCCACGGTCCGTTCCGATCTAACGTGTGGTGGGGACGCCGATTACATTGTACGTAAGAGTATTTATAACTGGTATGATACACTTGAGATCTCTACAATGTCATTGTTAAAGAACACCCCTGGTTCGCCGGATTGAGAGTTGATACTAGCATTCTTCCGATGGCACAGTCTATCTAATGTCTTAGCGGTCATGTCTTGGACCCTGGCATGACGACATAGAATCTGCTAGTTCCAGCGCACAGACTTGGACCTACCGACATCGCGAGAACGAAGGGGCTCAAAGATTCCACTCGAACGTTTCATTCCGATCAGATCGAACATAAACACGGTGAACGCATAGTCCCCACTAATCATACCTGCATCATAGCGATGAAAATAATCTCTTGGACAGAGACACAACCGAAAAATTATGTGCAAGAAGATCTGCAAAAGGCCACCCGTAACGGGTAGAACGCGTCCCGGTTCACGCAGAGATTACAATGTCCATGAACGTTACCCTGGTCGAAAATCAAAATGGATGTTCAATCTGGAAgacagaagagaaagaaacaagaaggcAGCATTCTATACCTGCGTATAGAGAGGCCGAGGAAGCTCTTCGCCGGGCTTGATCGAGGTCTCTGAATGGTAAACTGGGTGGGAAACGAGCCCGGCATGACTTCCTGGCACCGGGGGGCGGAAGCCTACGTAGGCTTCTCGTCGGTCTTTTACTGTAACGGACCAAGTATGTAATCCATAGTAGGACGCAATGGAGTGGACCAACCAACGACTGAGAAGTGTCAGCGGACGGAACAGTTTCGCTGTCATGGTGGGAGTAAAGACGGAAAACATACCCGAATCCAGCGGCACGATCATTAGCCAAAGTCTCAAGCACCATCTTCTCGCCATCCCGCTCGCTGTGAGAGCTGATCTCCTCTCGAAGCAGGCGAAGTCTCTCTTTTCGCTCGGGAGAGTCGTGCATCTGTCCATTACGACCGACAAAGACGATCTCATCCTCAGAATCGTCACTAGCCGAGTTCTCGGGAGCGTCCCGCAACCCCTCCTTCTCAAGCAGAAGCTCCCTCTCATTCCACTTCTGAATAAACCGACGGACCTCATCTTCCAGATCTCGGAGCATGCCATGTGCAGCACGCGCATGCTTCAGCTTTGACCTCAGTTGCTTCGGGATGTGATGCTTCTCATTAGCTCTCTCGGCAGCCTTCACGGCCGACTGGTGATCCGCCACATGGGAATAGTGAACGTCCCACAAGGGCGCAAGATAATAAGGCATCGGGTCATGCCGAGGGTAGGTGGGTTGGACATCCCAGTCCTTTGAAGACGGCGGTTCCGCCCAGGGGTTGTGCAACAGACGATCTTGGTTTCTGGTCAGCATTTGCCTACCAAACCTGCGCCAAGGGCAAAAAGGTACAGCCGGAATTCACCGCGACCTAACTAGCTCATCTACAACGTACCATTCTCCCAGCGCTGCCTCCGACGGCTGCCGTCTTTGCCCTTGAGCAGAGCCTCCCGGGTCTTGAGGCCATCCCGGCGTAGAGGCTCCCGACGTCGGAAGCTGACTGTCGGGGGGCGGGAATCGACCTTGACTCGTCGGGATGGGATCGCTTCGTCGTCGAGAGGGATTGACAGCGAAGCAGTGGCTCCAAGCAGACCCGAGCGCGTCGGGGTCGGTGTCGATGGCGTGCTCGCTGCGGGGGCTGAGTCTGTCAGGGACAAGTCCTGTAGGGAGGCTGCTGCATGTTGCTCTGTCCATGCGGAGATGGCTAGGGCTTGTTGCGGCGACAGGTGCCCCTGAGAACCTTCTGGGCGCAACCGTGGATGAATAGCCATAATGTTTGCACTGTGGTCTTATGAGGGGAACAGTCCGAGGGAGAAAGAGGGATAAGGATAGGATAAGAAAGGGTAAGATAAGAGACCTGGGAGAGATGATAACGCAGGTTTGTCTGCACGGGACAACTGGCTGGACGCTGATTGGTGAGTGGGTAAGTGGGTACTTCATAGCCCTAGCCCTATGTTCCTATTCTGgaagaaggaatgggaatTGAAGAAACCACCCCGGGGACACCAGGTGGAGCAAATATCGAAGCTATTAAAACCACTACTCTGTAGCTCAACGCTATCTAAAAAGTACTAGGCCGTCATTTTTTATCTTAATCTTCAGGCTATAGCCCTATCTCCGCAAGGCTGTGAGTCATTGCGCAGTCATAGTGGAGTTTCTTTTCATCATTCTCCATTCTCCACCCTCAATCCCCAGATTCGAGTCGAAACCCTTTTGCCTTTGGTAGTTTGAATGCCGGTTACCTTGGATTCGAGTAATATTGAATATGATTTTACGAGCCTATACCTACAAGTCTGAATCCGTATGTGTCGGAGATTTTCACGCTAAAAAACCGGAAATACCGGAAGTACGTTCTAAGAACAAAATGATACAGAGCCTCGGTGTTTTAGCGCGCGCGGGGTCCGAAATTGGCTTGGCACAGGGCGCGTGTTCAACACCTTGCCCTTCTCAGAGCTTTTAAAAGAAGCCTTAGGCCCTCTCTGCCTGGTAGATCCTTTTTCTGTTTATTTGTCTTATCCTTATTTTTCACCATGAAGTTCCTCACTCTTGCGCTGAGCGCAACGGCAACTGCCATGGCCATAGTCAACCCAGAGCAACAACCTCTAGCGCCTTCAATCGTCCAAAACCCTCAATCCAAGTCCCTGGTTGAGCTGGCTCCATACCAGACCCGATGGGTAACCGAAGAGGAAAAATGGTCGCTCAAGCTAGTAAGCCAAGTTTTGGCTCGAACTCAATCACACAGTGCTAATGCCCGACCAGGACGGAGTGAACTTCATCGATGTCACCGATGAATACCAATCAGGCTCCTACGGAACCCTCCACACCACGCGAGTCGTCCACTACCCAGGGACAATGGAGCACTCACATGAGATTCTGCCATTGACCGAGACCCTCGATAAGAGTAACATGAGAAGCAACCTGGAACACTTCACATCCTTCCACACGCGTTACTACAAGTCACAAACGGGAATCCAGTCAGCAACCTGGCTATTTGACCAAGTGACTGCCGTAGTGCACGAATCTGGCGCCAGCGACCACGGCGCAACCGTCAAGCGCTTCGACCATCCTTGGGGTCAATTCAGTATTATTGCCCGCATTCCCGGCCAGACAGACAACACCGTCGTCCTCGGTTCCCACCAGGATAGCATCAACCTGTTCTTACCTTCGATTCTGGCTGCTCCAGGCGCGGACGATGACGGCAGTGGAACAGTTACTATCCTCGAAGCCCTTCGCGCCCTGCTGCGGTCGGAGACTATCGCCCACGGAAAGGCCCGGAACACCATCGAGTTCCACTGGTACTCTGCTGAGGAAGGCGGTTTGCTCGGATCGCAGGCTGTCTATGCTAATTACAAGAATAGCCAGCGGAACGTCAAGGCCATGCTTCAGCAGGACATGACTGGGTATGTTCAGGGTACTCTTGATGCTGGCGAGAAGGAGTCTGTGGGTGTTATTGTCGACTATGTCGACCCGGGCCTTACTGCATTCGTTAAGGAGGTTATCACTACCTACTGCGATGTGCCTTATGTAGAGACAAAGTGTGGGTATGCATGCTCTGATCATGCTTCTGCCAGTCGTTACGGATACCCCTCGGCATTTGTCATCGAGTCTCAGTTTGAGAACTCCGATAAGAGGATTCACACCACCGAGGACAAGATCGAGTATTTAAGCTTCGATCACATGCTGCAGCATGCGAAGATGAGCTTGGCTTTTGCTTACGAGCTGGCTTTTGCCCCcttctgattttgtctcgcTGGTATGCATGATGGTGTGGCGTTTTGTGTGATATACTTCCGAGCTGGGTTGCCCCGTTAAGAGTTCATTGGGGTTCAACCTGATGCTGTTTTattttatcttttttttcggtcTTGGGGGCTTATGCTCTATACACCCTCAATTGATTGATTATAAATTTTTTGAACTTTCTTTCCTGGTAATCTAGAATCTTTCACTTTTGCCTCGAGTCGCTCAAGCACAAGTTGGTCAGAGCAGCCTATACTAAATTCCAGTCTGAGCACTCAGGCTCTGTCATCCAGCGTATGTGGATCGTGGTCGAAGTACAGGTTACCCACCAGAATCAGTCCAGCGGCGGAGGAAGCTtagcttttcttccttttcctttggcttcttcttctgctttctTACCCTCTCGCAAAGTAGCAAATACCATGACGATTCCTGATCAATTATAAGAATGTCCTGGTGGATTACGGCTCTCCATCCGACATGTCTCCACCTCCGGGCGATGCACCCGAAGTGTTCCCCTCATTGGGCCAGACCAACACGAGTATTGTCCCCTCATCAGGATAAAGCACACAGGATTATCGCCATATCCCGGGAGTGCGTCCGAGGTGTGCCCTAGTATGAACCAATTGTGTATATTAGTTAGCGGGCACCTCGTTCCTGAATACGTCCCAGTTATATTTCCATCAAAAACACATTCCGCGCAGCAATAGTGAGTTGCCCCTACTAAACCCCAAAAGCAAGTCATTGAGAGTTGCTAATACTAGAATTTACTATGGAAAGTGTCTAGCAATATCGTTCCCCTTACCGTAATTAAAGGCGCCGGCCATGAATTCATCCCCCTCCCTCAGGGCGAGAATGCAACCACTGCCGACTTCCACTCTATCCGCACCAAGACCGAATCCCCTGCATATTTCACTTCGGGGTTCTATAAGATTGAAGCGGGACCTGAAAGACCCGCGAGCTATACCTTTGAGGAGACGAAATATGTCCTCAGTGGTCAGATCGATATTCTGGTGTGTCCCCCTGTTGTATATTGAGATCTTATTCAATGCTTTGCTTGGGCTAACATTTACGGTTTCAAATAGGACGAAGCTACCGGAATCACTCACCACTTAGTCCCAGGAgactttgcttttttctaTGTTGGGTCTAAGGTTAAGGTTTGTGATGTCTTTATCGCGAGATCTTAATTGTAATAGCTCTAACCTCTTCCCGTTCTAGTTCTCGACGAAGTCACAAGGGCTTGCCTTTTATGCCGTTACTCGACCCATTCGATCCCCTCACCCTAACCTTAAAGGCCgggaggaagaaaaggctAGGTTGTAAAGAGTTCGTCTAGATAATAATTCCTAGGTCTTCATCAAATTCAGGCTAAAAATGCTGATTGTTGTGTT
The nucleotide sequence above comes from Penicillium digitatum chromosome 1, complete sequence. Encoded proteins:
- a CDS encoding Single-stranded nucleic acid binding R3H, with protein sequence MAIHPRLRPEGSQGHLSPQQALAISAWTEQHAAASLQDLSLTDSAPAASTPSTPTPTRSGLLGATASLSIPLDDEAIPSRRVKVDSRPPTVSFRRREPLRRDGLKTREALLKGKDGSRRRQRWENDRLLHNPWAEPPSSKDWDVQPTYPRHDPMPYYLAPLWDVHYSHVADHQSAVKAAERANEKHHIPKQLRSKLKHARAAHGMLRDLEDEVRRFIQKWNERELLLEKEGLRDAPENSASDDSEDEIVFVGRNGQMHDSPERKERLRLLREEISSHSERDGEKMVLETLANDRAAGFGRWLVHSIASYYGLHTWSVTVKDRREAYVGFRPPVPGSHAGLVSHPVYHSETSIKPGEELPRPLYTQGNVHGHCNLCVNRDAFYPLRVAFCRSSCT
- a CDS encoding Aminopeptidase, putative, which gives rise to MKFLTLALSATATAMAIVNPEQQPLAPSIVQNPQSKSLVELAPYQTRWVTEEEKWSLKLDGVNFIDVTDEYQSGSYGTLHTTRVVHYPGTMEHSHEILPLTETLDKSNMRSNLEHFTSFHTRYYKSQTGIQSATWLFDQVTAVVHESGASDHGATVKRFDHPWGQFSIIARIPGQTDNTVVLGSHQDSINLFLPSILAAPGADDDGSGTVTILEALRALLRSETIAHGKARNTIEFHWYSAEEGGLLGSQAVYANYKNSQRNVKAMLQQDMTGYVQGTLDAGEKESVGVIVDYVDPGLTAFVKEVITTYCDVPYVETKCGYACSDHASASRYGYPSAFVIESQFENSDKRIHTTEDKIEYLSFDHMLQHAKMSLAFAYELAFAPF
- a CDS encoding Ethanolamine utilization EutQ, encoding MSPPPGDAPEVFPSLGQTNTTGTSFLNTSQLYFHQKHIPRSNMSSNIVPLTVIKGAGHEFIPLPQGENATTADFHSIRTKTESPAYFTSGFYKIEAGPERPASYTFEETKYVLSGQIDILDEATGITHHLVPGDFAFFYVGSKVKFSTKSQGLAFYAVTRPIRSPHPNLKGREEEKARL